One segment of Acidimicrobiales bacterium DNA contains the following:
- the groL gene encoding chaperonin GroEL (60 kDa chaperone family; promotes refolding of misfolded polypeptides especially under stressful conditions; forms two stacked rings of heptamers to form a barrel-shaped 14mer; ends can be capped by GroES; misfolded proteins enter the barrel where they are refolded when GroES binds), with protein MAKQIAFDEDARRRLEAGMNQLADAVRVTLGPKGRNVVLAKKWGAPTITNDGVSIANEIELADPFEAMGADLVREVAKKTDDVAGDGTTTATVLAWSMVHEGLRNVAAGANAMSIKRGIEAAVEVAVASIHELAVEVDDKSQIAQVAGISAADASIGDLIADAIDKVGKDGVITVEESQTFGLDLEFTEGMRFDKGYISPYFATDPDRMEAVLDDPYLLFVSGKISNIRDMVPVLEKVMEGGKPLLVIADDVEGEALATLVVNKIRGTFTSVSVKAPGFGDRRKAMLADMAVLTGGQVISEEVGLKLENTTLDLLGSARKVVVTKDETTIIEGGGSSDDVAGRIAQLKAEIDRTDSDYDREKLQERLAKLSGGVAVLKVGAATEVELKEKKHRIEDAVSTTKAAIEEGVVAGGGVTLLRSQAAVLAAAETMGPDEATGARIVAHSLEGPLKQIAVNAGLEGGVVIERVRHMSGHEGLNAATGAYEDLQKAGIIDAAKVTRSGLQNAASIAALFLTTEAVITDLPNKARGSGGMEDF; from the coding sequence ATGGCCAAGCAGATCGCGTTCGACGAGGACGCCCGCCGCAGACTCGAAGCGGGGATGAACCAGCTGGCCGATGCGGTGCGGGTCACCCTCGGTCCCAAGGGCCGCAACGTCGTGCTCGCCAAGAAGTGGGGTGCACCCACCATCACCAACGACGGCGTCTCCATCGCCAACGAGATCGAGCTCGCGGATCCGTTCGAGGCCATGGGTGCAGACCTGGTGCGCGAGGTCGCGAAGAAGACCGACGACGTCGCCGGCGACGGCACCACCACCGCCACCGTCCTGGCGTGGTCGATGGTGCACGAAGGGCTGCGCAACGTGGCCGCCGGCGCCAACGCCATGTCGATCAAGCGGGGGATCGAAGCGGCGGTCGAGGTGGCGGTCGCCTCGATCCACGAGCTGGCCGTCGAGGTCGACGACAAGTCCCAGATCGCTCAGGTCGCGGGGATCTCCGCCGCCGACGCCAGCATCGGTGACCTGATCGCCGATGCCATCGACAAGGTGGGCAAGGACGGGGTCATCACCGTCGAGGAGTCCCAGACCTTCGGGCTCGATCTCGAGTTCACCGAGGGCATGCGGTTCGACAAGGGCTACATCTCGCCGTACTTCGCCACCGACCCCGACCGGATGGAAGCGGTCCTCGACGATCCCTACCTCCTGTTCGTCAGCGGGAAGATCAGCAACATCCGCGACATGGTCCCGGTGCTCGAGAAGGTGATGGAAGGCGGCAAGCCGCTCCTCGTCATCGCCGATGACGTCGAGGGCGAGGCGCTGGCGACGCTGGTGGTCAACAAGATCCGTGGCACCTTCACCTCGGTGTCGGTGAAGGCCCCCGGCTTCGGCGACCGTCGCAAGGCGATGCTCGCCGACATGGCGGTCCTCACCGGCGGGCAGGTGATCTCCGAGGAGGTCGGCCTCAAGCTCGAGAACACCACCCTCGATCTGCTCGGCTCCGCCCGGAAGGTCGTCGTCACCAAGGATGAGACCACCATCATCGAGGGTGGCGGCTCCTCCGACGACGTGGCCGGCCGGATCGCCCAGCTCAAGGCCGAGATCGACCGCACCGACTCCGACTACGACCGCGAGAAGCTCCAGGAGCGCTTGGCGAAGCTCTCCGGCGGTGTCGCCGTGCTCAAGGTCGGTGCCGCCACCGAGGTCGAGCTCAAGGAGAAGAAGCACCGCATCGAAGATGCGGTGAGCACCACCAAGGCGGCCATCGAGGAAGGTGTGGTGGCCGGCGGAGGCGTCACGCTGCTGCGGTCACAGGCCGCGGTGCTGGCAGCGGCCGAGACCATGGGCCCCGACGAGGCCACCGGCGCCCGCATCGTCGCCCACTCCCTCGAGGGCCCGCTGAAGCAGATCGCGGTCAACGCCGGTCTGGAAGGTGGCGTGGTGATCGAACGGGTGCGGCACATGTCCGGCCACGAGGGCCTCAACGCCGCCACCGGCGCCTACGAGGACCTGCAGAAGGCGGGCATCATCGATGCCGCCAAGGTCACCCGCTCGGGGCTGCAGAACGCGGCGTCGATCGCCGCGCTGTTCCTCACCACCGAGGCCGTCATCACCGATCTGCCGAACAAGGCCCGCGGGTCGGGCGGCATGGAGGACTTCTAG
- a CDS encoding ubiquitin-like small modifier protein 1 yields the protein MSVTVRVPTTLRTLTAGASEVSVEGETLSAVLDSLESAHPGFKERLLDDGGQIRRFVNVFVADDDVRFLDGLDTPVPDGETVSIIPAVAGG from the coding sequence ATGAGCGTCACCGTCCGTGTCCCGACCACGCTGCGCACCCTGACCGCCGGCGCGTCCGAGGTCAGCGTCGAGGGTGAGACCCTCTCGGCCGTGCTCGACTCGCTCGAGTCCGCCCACCCGGGGTTCAAGGAACGGCTGCTCGACGACGGCGGCCAGATCCGGCGGTTCGTGAACGTGTTCGTCGCCGACGACGACGTCCGGTTCCTCGATGGGCTCGACACCCCGGTCCCCGACGGCGAGACGGTGTCGATCATCCCTGCCGTCGCCGGCGGCTGA
- the thrC gene encoding threonine synthase yields the protein MTSTADVSEPRLRCRECGAEASATGPQYCDRCFGPVEVVLADPGRPSGEVSALIEAGPASLARYGALLPRGLDLGGVSAGWTPLVRAPDLGRAIGLDDLWIKDETANPTGSFKDRVVEVAVARGAATGSRAVACSSTGNLARATAAAASRRGMAAIVLVPEHLDDSTIAELASLGATVVAVRGGYDAASRLAAEAAGDLDRWAWVNVTLRPWYELGARTTGWEIVEQSGWRMPDRVAAPVASGALARALHESMAHLAQSGLVSGVPPRLTALQPAGCAPVARAFASGADVVTPLAHPETVAASLAMGDPPDGHAVLAAARSTGGSVQAVDEDAILDAAELVRSTTGVAVEPAGGVVIAGLAALVAAGTVNRDEMVVAVLSGAAPPSRSVDSTGASAEVVPGRGLAGTIDASVAALTEVLPDHLLR from the coding sequence ATGACCAGCACCGCCGACGTGTCGGAACCCCGGTTGCGATGCCGCGAGTGCGGTGCCGAGGCTTCCGCGACCGGTCCCCAGTACTGCGATCGGTGCTTCGGTCCGGTCGAGGTCGTGCTGGCGGACCCCGGTCGTCCCTCCGGCGAGGTGAGCGCCCTCATCGAGGCCGGGCCCGCCTCCCTCGCCCGATACGGGGCGCTCCTGCCACGCGGGCTCGACCTCGGCGGCGTCTCGGCCGGGTGGACCCCGCTGGTGCGGGCCCCGGACCTGGGCCGAGCCATCGGGCTCGACGACCTCTGGATCAAAGACGAGACGGCGAACCCGACCGGGTCGTTCAAGGACCGCGTGGTCGAGGTTGCGGTGGCTCGCGGAGCCGCCACCGGATCGCGTGCGGTGGCATGCTCCTCCACCGGGAACCTCGCCCGAGCCACCGCTGCTGCTGCTTCTCGGCGGGGCATGGCAGCGATCGTTCTCGTTCCCGAGCACCTCGACGACTCGACCATCGCCGAGCTCGCATCGCTGGGGGCCACGGTCGTTGCGGTGCGCGGCGGCTACGACGCCGCGAGTCGTCTGGCTGCCGAAGCCGCCGGTGACCTCGACCGGTGGGCCTGGGTCAACGTCACCCTGAGGCCGTGGTACGAGCTGGGAGCTCGAACCACGGGGTGGGAGATCGTCGAGCAGTCGGGCTGGCGGATGCCCGATCGCGTGGCGGCACCAGTGGCCTCGGGCGCCCTGGCCCGCGCCCTGCACGAGTCGATGGCCCACCTCGCCCAGAGCGGGCTGGTCAGCGGTGTCCCGCCGCGGCTCACCGCCCTGCAACCAGCCGGATGCGCGCCGGTCGCCCGGGCCTTCGCCTCGGGAGCCGACGTGGTCACACCCCTCGCCCATCCTGAGACCGTCGCGGCGTCACTCGCCATGGGTGACCCTCCGGACGGCCACGCCGTGCTGGCCGCCGCCCGCTCCACCGGTGGGTCGGTCCAGGCCGTCGACGAGGACGCGATCCTCGACGCGGCCGAACTGGTGCGCTCCACCACCGGCGTGGCGGTCGAACCTGCGGGCGGCGTGGTCATCGCGGGACTGGCGGCGCTGGTGGCTGCCGGCACCGTCAACCGCGACGAGATGGTCGTCGCCGTGCTCTCGGGTGCCGCGCCGCCATCGAGGTCGGTCGATTCCACGGGCGCATCGGCCGAGGTGGTGCCGGGCCGCGGTCTCGCCGGTACGATCGACGCCTCGGTGGCCGCACTCACCGAGGTGCTGCCCGACCACTTGTTGCGATGA
- a CDS encoding glucosyl-3-phosphoglycerate synthase, with translation MSPESIRSFHHQEFEIDRLVSAKAGRMVAVCIPARNEEATIATIVGTIHRDLVVDHPLVDELVVVDDQSTDETAVVAAQAGARVVSTSDLLPHLAKGPGKGQALWKSLYATSSELIVWCDGDITDFDRRFVTGIVGPLLEHPDIGFVKGYYDRPIDSDRAGGGRVTELLARPLISVLFPHLSQLIQPLAGEYGGRRALLEQLPFASGYGVELGLLVDIAARFGDDCIAQVDLGQRRHRNRGLDELGPQAAAILHTALRRVAPDLVGSPRPLVRPGVEAVDIEVDEHPPMVTVSDYTRRFGLGEPPAGEIAQASE, from the coding sequence GTGTCTCCCGAGTCGATCCGGTCCTTTCACCACCAGGAGTTCGAGATCGACCGCTTGGTCTCGGCCAAGGCCGGGCGGATGGTCGCGGTGTGCATCCCCGCCCGCAACGAGGAGGCGACCATCGCCACGATCGTCGGGACCATCCACCGCGACCTCGTGGTGGACCATCCCCTGGTCGACGAGCTGGTCGTGGTCGACGATCAGTCCACCGACGAGACAGCGGTGGTCGCCGCTCAGGCCGGGGCACGGGTGGTGTCGACCAGCGACCTGCTCCCCCACCTGGCGAAGGGGCCCGGAAAGGGCCAAGCGCTCTGGAAATCGTTGTACGCCACGAGCTCGGAGCTGATCGTGTGGTGCGACGGTGACATCACCGACTTCGACCGCCGGTTCGTGACCGGCATCGTCGGTCCGCTCCTCGAGCATCCCGACATCGGCTTCGTCAAGGGCTACTACGACCGCCCCATCGATTCCGACCGAGCCGGAGGTGGAAGGGTCACCGAGCTCCTGGCCCGACCGCTCATCAGCGTCTTGTTCCCTCACCTCTCCCAGCTCATCCAACCCCTGGCCGGCGAGTACGGGGGTCGGCGCGCCCTGCTCGAGCAGCTCCCGTTCGCCAGCGGCTACGGGGTCGAACTGGGCCTGCTGGTCGACATCGCCGCCCGCTTCGGCGACGACTGCATCGCCCAGGTCGACCTCGGCCAGCGTCGGCATCGCAACCGCGGGCTCGATGAGCTGGGGCCCCAGGCCGCTGCCATCCTGCACACCGCGCTGCGTCGCGTCGCCCCCGACCTCGTCGGGTCACCGCGACCGCTGGTGCGGCCCGGTGTCGAGGCCGTCGACATCGAGGTGGACGAGCACCCTCCGATGGTCACCGTGTCCGACTACACCCGTCGTTTCGGGCTCGGCGAACCGCCCGCGGGTGAAATCGCTCAAGCGAGCGAGTGA
- a CDS encoding glycerate kinase translates to MRVVAAPDKFKGTATASDVARAVATGAAAKGWTCDEVPMADGGEGTLEVLGGANRSTLVAGPLGDPIQAGWRLSRSQAVIEMAAASGLDVVGGAEHNDPVSASTTGTGELISSALDAGARRILVGVGGSATTDGGLGALRAIHPFPRLRGVELVVACDVRTRFVDAAEEFAPQKGATPSQVELLRRRLERLVQVYLEEHGVDVSDLVGGGAAGGLAGGLAAIGATVVPGFDLVADEAALDEHIEGADLVITGEGFLDEQSFDGKVVGGVAQMAASFGVPVLAIVGAVYDGVDARLGHGLEVVSLEDRFGHERSMSDPLDCIAEVVGDRLG, encoded by the coding sequence ATGCGAGTCGTCGCCGCACCCGACAAGTTCAAGGGCACCGCCACCGCGTCCGACGTGGCTCGCGCCGTCGCGACAGGTGCCGCGGCCAAGGGGTGGACCTGCGACGAGGTGCCGATGGCCGACGGCGGCGAGGGCACGCTGGAGGTGCTCGGTGGGGCCAACCGCTCCACCCTGGTGGCGGGGCCGCTGGGCGATCCCATCCAGGCCGGGTGGCGGTTGAGCCGTTCCCAGGCGGTGATCGAGATGGCGGCCGCGTCGGGGCTCGACGTGGTCGGAGGCGCTGAGCACAACGACCCGGTCAGCGCGTCCACCACCGGCACCGGCGAGCTGATCTCGTCCGCCCTCGACGCCGGTGCCCGTCGCATCCTGGTGGGGGTCGGGGGTTCGGCCACCACCGATGGTGGACTCGGTGCGCTGCGTGCCATCCATCCGTTCCCTCGCCTGCGCGGGGTCGAGCTGGTGGTGGCCTGCGACGTGCGGACCCGGTTCGTGGATGCGGCCGAGGAGTTCGCCCCCCAGAAGGGAGCGACACCGAGCCAGGTCGAGCTGTTGCGCCGCCGCCTCGAGCGGCTGGTGCAGGTCTACCTCGAGGAGCACGGTGTCGATGTGTCCGACCTGGTCGGCGGTGGCGCTGCCGGCGGCCTGGCCGGTGGTCTGGCTGCCATCGGCGCCACCGTGGTCCCTGGCTTCGATCTGGTGGCCGACGAGGCGGCGCTCGACGAGCACATCGAGGGCGCCGATCTGGTCATCACCGGCGAGGGTTTCCTGGACGAGCAGTCCTTCGACGGCAAGGTCGTTGGTGGGGTGGCACAGATGGCGGCGTCGTTCGGGGTCCCGGTGCTGGCCATCGTCGGAGCGGTCTATGACGGTGTGGATGCCCGGCTGGGCCACGGGCTCGAGGTGGTGTCGTTGGAGGACCGCTTCGGCCACGAACGATCGATGTCGGATCCGCTCGACTGCATCGCCGAGGTGGTCGGTGACCGTCTCGGTTGA
- a CDS encoding LytR C-terminal domain-containing protein: MAARRSSGGRPPANAALRGGGLIVVSVLIGVALLAWGFSEEGGLVETDPTATTAPSGDGDPDTGDETGDENGDGDADPGITTDDGTETTEPGEALPQARPPEDTGIYVRNGSGVNGAAGRVRDHLLALNYILRSPDNAPDRVAETAIYYEEGWRAEALEVAGELGVTDEIVAPLPIPAPAATEMGDTQILILLGEDERIGIAQGEG; this comes from the coding sequence ATGGCTGCCCGCCGGTCGTCAGGTGGGCGACCGCCGGCCAACGCGGCGCTGCGCGGCGGGGGTCTCATCGTCGTGTCGGTCCTCATCGGCGTCGCGCTGCTGGCGTGGGGGTTCAGCGAGGAGGGCGGGCTGGTCGAGACCGATCCCACCGCCACCACCGCACCCAGCGGCGACGGCGATCCCGACACCGGCGACGAGACCGGCGACGAGAACGGTGACGGCGACGCGGATCCGGGCATCACCACCGACGACGGAACCGAGACCACAGAACCGGGCGAGGCGTTGCCCCAGGCTCGCCCACCCGAGGACACCGGCATCTATGTCCGCAACGGCTCCGGGGTGAACGGTGCCGCGGGACGGGTGCGAGACCACCTGCTGGCGCTCAACTACATCCTGCGCTCCCCCGACAACGCTCCCGACCGTGTCGCCGAGACCGCCATCTACTACGAGGAAGGGTGGCGGGCCGAGGCGCTCGAAGTCGCCGGCGAGCTCGGCGTCACCGACGAGATCGTCGCCCCGCTCCCGATCCCTGCTCCGGCAGCGACGGAGATGGGCGACACCCAGATCCTCATCCTGCTCGGCGAGGACGAGCGGATCGGCATCGCCCAGGGCGAGGGCTAG
- a CDS encoding DUF3263 domain-containing protein, giving the protein MPLTDRDRAILDFERSWWSEPGPKDTAILERFELSATRYYQVLSELLDDPDALDHDQLLVRRLRRIRDRRRRERLHDRSASGTQG; this is encoded by the coding sequence ATGCCTCTCACCGACCGCGACCGCGCCATCTTGGACTTCGAGCGCTCCTGGTGGTCCGAACCGGGGCCCAAGGACACGGCGATCCTCGAGCGGTTCGAGCTCTCGGCCACCCGCTACTACCAGGTCCTGAGCGAGCTCCTCGACGATCCCGACGCGCTCGATCACGACCAGTTGCTGGTACGCCGCCTGCGGCGCATCCGCGACCGCCGTCGGCGCGAACGCCTCCACGACCGCTCCGCCAGCGGGACCCAGGGCTGA
- a CDS encoding multicopper oxidase domain-containing protein: MAVPSSRERVNAFSIFAALAGITGFALAALAVVIVSITDDDSTTAAAAASGGGGEAVHVSAQLSEFAITVPAEVPVGATLDVTNTGNVDHDVSVRGTDLATPLIASGETATLDLSSLPAGTYELLCTVPGHESSGMVTEITISESATAPTEDVAVGHGSHGAEMTPEEAAELDQIMMDSMSAFPAETEGAGNQKLEPVSVEDDGTKVFELTAEITEWEVEPGKFVDAWTYNGQVPAPWIDLEVGDTARFILTNDTPLGTDIHWHGITVPNEMDGVAPFTQELVRSGETYTYEFTVEEPMIGMYHAHAHSQVSVPNGMFGVFTVGDVELPRGRTINDVTIPEDLELALELPMVLNDAGVIGYSLNGKSFPATAPVELEQDDWMLVHYLNEGLQVHPMHMHGFRQLVVAKDGVPLESPYWMDTINVAPGERYSILVQATDPGVWVWHCHILTHVEREEGMFGMVTALIVN, translated from the coding sequence GTGGCAGTCCCTTCGTCTCGCGAGCGCGTCAACGCGTTCTCGATTTTCGCCGCGCTGGCCGGCATCACCGGATTCGCCCTGGCCGCCCTGGCCGTGGTGATCGTGTCGATCACCGACGACGACTCCACCACCGCGGCCGCAGCCGCATCCGGTGGTGGCGGTGAGGCGGTCCACGTGAGCGCGCAGCTGAGCGAGTTCGCCATCACCGTCCCCGCCGAGGTCCCCGTGGGGGCGACGCTCGATGTCACCAACACCGGCAACGTCGACCACGACGTGTCCGTGCGGGGCACCGACCTCGCCACCCCACTGATCGCGTCCGGCGAGACGGCGACGCTCGACCTCTCCAGCCTGCCCGCCGGGACCTACGAGCTGCTCTGTACCGTTCCCGGCCACGAGTCCTCGGGCATGGTCACCGAGATCACCATCAGCGAATCAGCAACCGCACCCACCGAGGATGTCGCCGTTGGTCACGGCTCCCACGGCGCCGAGATGACCCCTGAAGAGGCAGCCGAGCTCGATCAGATCATGATGGACTCGATGTCGGCCTTCCCCGCCGAGACCGAGGGTGCGGGCAACCAGAAGCTCGAGCCGGTGAGCGTGGAGGACGACGGGACGAAGGTGTTCGAGCTCACCGCCGAGATCACCGAGTGGGAGGTCGAGCCGGGCAAGTTCGTCGATGCCTGGACCTACAACGGCCAGGTGCCGGCGCCGTGGATCGACCTCGAGGTCGGTGACACCGCCCGGTTCATCCTCACCAACGACACGCCGCTCGGCACCGACATCCACTGGCACGGGATCACCGTCCCCAACGAGATGGACGGTGTGGCCCCCTTCACCCAGGAACTGGTGCGCTCCGGCGAGACCTACACCTACGAGTTCACCGTCGAGGAGCCGATGATCGGGATGTACCACGCGCACGCCCACAGCCAGGTGTCGGTGCCAAACGGGATGTTCGGCGTCTTCACCGTCGGTGACGTGGAGCTGCCGCGGGGGCGGACCATCAACGACGTGACCATCCCCGAGGATCTCGAGCTCGCACTCGAGCTCCCGATGGTGCTCAACGACGCCGGCGTCATCGGCTACTCGCTCAACGGCAAGTCGTTCCCGGCGACCGCGCCGGTCGAGCTCGAGCAGGACGACTGGATGCTCGTCCACTACCTGAACGAGGGACTCCAGGTCCATCCGATGCACATGCACGGGTTCCGGCAGCTGGTGGTGGCCAAGGACGGCGTGCCCCTCGAGTCGCCGTACTGGATGGACACGATCAACGTCGCTCCCGGCGAGCGGTACTCGATCCTGGTTCAGGCCACCGATCCCGGGGTGTGGGTCTGGCACTGCCACATCCTCACCCATGTGGAGCGCGAAGAGGGGATGTTCGGCATGGTCACCGCGCTGATCGTCAACTGA